CGCATCATCACGATTGCCGGGCCCCTCTTCCATCTCCTCGCGCAAGAGATCGGAGAGCTGGGTTTTCGTGCCTTCGATCCGCGAGGACAGCACGGCTTCTCGACGCACGTAGGGTTCAATCAGCAGATGCGGGTTCGGGAGATGCCGCCCGAGGCCGGAGAGCTCACTGAGCGCAGCGTCGGCCCGTGAGAGCGCAACGACCATGTCGTCATCATATGTCAGCGCCGGGGGCAATGGTGCGGGAAGAAATGCCGCGTAGCCTTGCGGCGTATGAATGATCTTGCCGGCTTTTGGTGAATGAAAATCGTGTGGGTTCATGTTGTCGATGAATCACTCCGTAACCCCGCTTTCAAAGCTAAATACTCTTTGAAAGAAAGTACCATAAAACTTTCAAAGAGTCAAGAGTATTATCTAGGAGGTTTTAAAGCGCAGCGTGCGTTAGACTTGGGGTGGAAAAACCGTGACGATGTTCATTTCACGGCTAGTTCATTTGAGGTTAGGAGTTTCATAGTCGTGCCCTCCGGGTGGGAATGGCATCAGAAGGGGTGGCGGGGAGGGGATCGCAGAAGAAGAAGCCGTCGCGATGGACGACGTCGCCCTTCGTCAGCGCAATCGGCCGGCGAAAGATCGGACCGTCATACACAAAGGTGTTGATATCGGTATAGGCCATGGCGGCTCAGACTATCTTGGTCGCCATTTCGGCAACCGTTCCGAACGCTCGTTCCAGATCGAACTCCGCGAAATCGCTTGCCCGCAGCACGGGCTTCAATTGCGGTTCAAGCTGTTGCCGAAGCGCGGCCAGACGAGGCTCGGAGACATCCACCGGCACATGGCCAGGCACCGCCAGTTTCCGTCGGACCAGTCGGACTAACTCAACATCGTGCGGTTGAAGGTCCAGCCGGCGCACCGCGTAATCAATATCGAAGAAATCACGGATGGCCACTTCGCGTCGGGACAAGGCGGCCCTGAACTTCTCCGCAAATGCTTCCGTCCGCGACATGCACCGCACGGTGGACGGCTGCACGAGCGGCTGACCGGAGACCGGATCGAGCAGGATCGTCTCCGCCACACCGCTAAGCACGGGCGTCAAGAGGGGTTCGCGCAAGCCAACCTCGATCGCGATGGTGTCTTCCTGCCGGCTGAGCTGCGACGTGTAGCCGATGGCCGCGATGTATTGCGTCGAACTGTTCGCCCCGGTCAACGGCTGCACGATGCGGAACGCCGGCAGGTGGCGCGCAAGCGCGGCGAGCGCTTTCTTCATCCCTGCCATTCGGGCGCTCCGTTCGGCGCGGGAGGCATCGGTGGGCATGGGAATGACAAAATCCAAGTCCTCGCTCAGGCGGTAGAATCCGGCATGCACCTTGGCCAGGCATGTGCCCCCTTTGAAAACCAGCGCCTCATCCGCCGCCTCCAGATACTCCAGCAGTACGGTACAGAAGTAGTCTTTCTCGATGAGCCGCGGCGCGAACGCCGTCTCGGCCGCCGTGAAATTCACCGCTTCGCGAAACAGATCGGGGTCTTCATGAACACGACTGCCGGATGGCTCACCCGCGGTCATTGAGCACGACGCCCCAGCGGCGGTTCACCGTTCCCCGTTTCGGCTTGGTGGGAATCCACGGGATCAAACTGGTGGACGGTTTCAGCGCCCGCTCCAACTTCCGCAGCAGCGATTCGCCAATGCCTTCGCGCTCCACGAGCGCGCCCATGCGCCGAATCGTTCCCGTGTTGCCATATCGCAGGGTGGTCTGCACGAGCTCCGCTGCGCTGATCCGATTCGCGCCCAATTCACGGCGAATCCACTCATACCCCCGCGGCAGGCTGTTGAATCGCGACCAGTCATACACCGCATCCACCAGCGTACGCACCCGCGAAGCATACACGGCGGTCTGGCCTTCCGTGGTCTCGACCTCCTCCGTGCTGCCGAGCCGCTCATCCGCCACCCCGATCAATGTAAGCGCGACCGACCCAATGACCCGGTCGCCCGACAGCCGGTTGTTGTAGGCATAGAGGCGGGTCGGCACCTGCTCGTCCAATCCGTAGCGGTTGAACGCATTAGGCCCGCAAATCTGGTAACGCCCTTTCTGGTCCTCCATCAGCGTATTTAACGCGAGCACGTCGTCTGGACTCCACTTGCCGCCCAGCGGGAGCCTGGGGGGCACCAAGTACAGCCCCCGCCACACACGGGCGATCAACCCTGCTTTCGCCAATCGGCTGAGCAGTTTCCGCTCCTGTATCGCAGATAGCCGCAGCGGTTTGCCCAGTTCTCCCGACCGCACAATGGACAGCCCTCGCAGCTGCACATACGCGAACAGTGTCGCCTCGATCCGTCCTAATCCCCTTCTCATGATTGTACTATATAACAGATATAATCCATTTTCAAGGGATTATCTTGTAAATAGAATACACCCACGTCAGGCAGAAAATCCTGAAAATCCGGGACGGTTCTCATTTTAGGGCGAGCTTAGAGGCATCGGAAGGAGTGGCGGGGAGGAGGTCGCAGAAATAGAAGCCGTCTCGCTCAACGATCTCACCCTTGGTCAGCGGAATCGGATGGCGAAAGATGGGGCCATCATACACAAAGGTGTGGAACTCTCCCTTTTCGCCGCAAGGATCGGCCGAGGCCGGCAGCTCATCGAGGAGGGATGCGTCAAACTCCCGCCCGCAGAAGCCGGGATCGAGTTGTTTGGGGTCGATGCAAACCAGGATGGCTCGGAAGCCAGCCGCGATGAAATCACGGGCCAGTTGCTGCGTATCTTTCTGCCACAAGGGAAAGAGCCCTCGCATGTTCAGTTGAGCGAGGTTGGTTTCCCGGTAGCGACGGATGTCTTCGAGGAACAGATCGCCGAAGACGACGCGCGAGACTCCGCGGGCTTGGTAGCGCAAGAGCAGCTCGCGCATCGCCGCTTCGTAGATCGCATTCGAGGCCTTGATAGGGATGCGCACCTGCTCCAGCGGCAACCCCAGGAGGTTCGCCTGTTGCTCTAACAGCGCTCGGCGAACCCCGTGCATGCTGATGCGCTCATAGCCTTCGGTCACCGTGGTCAGGAGCGCTGCAACGCGGAGGGTTGGGTCTTGGAGCACGGTGTAGAGCGCGAGGGCGCTATCTTTGCCTCCGCTCCAACACATCAGCACCGGTTCGGCCGACGGGATGGTTGTTGCGTCGTCCACGGCTGCGTCCTCACGATTTCTCATGTATGTTTGGTAACACGATCTGCTGCAGCTCCGGGGAGGACCTGAGTGACTCGCGGATACGTTTTTGCCATCTCGCCGGCAGCGAACGGTAGAGGCTACGGACGACCGAGGATTCGCCCTTGGCGGCCAGCGCCTGAAGCACCTCATAAGCCTCTGCGCGCTCTTTGGCTTGTTTCCCTGTCCTGCGCTGTGCGATAAGCAGCTTATGGAGCGCGAAGGCGGCGGGATGCGGAAGTCTAACCGTGATATGGTCAACGGTAACGCTGATCGTCTGTTCAGTCAGCAGGTTCAGGAAGCGGAGTGCCTGCGCCTGCACGCCGAGCTGGGGCACGCGAACAGGGCCTTCGCTTCCCCGACCCCGCTCGGGCACGAGAAACTCAATGATGAGCTCAGGGTGCACCAGCCGCATATAGCCTTGCCGGTGAAAATCGACGAGAAAGCCGAAATCTTCCATGAGTGCTGCCACATCAACGGCCCGTTTTGAGCCGATTTTTGGGGTGATAAGAAAGTCGATGTCACGCGTCCGAATGGATGGCCCGTAACCGACACCCGTGAAGTACCCCTGATAGAAATAGCGGCACCAGCTCCCAATAATAATGAGCCCGCTGAGCACGCCCGCCTCATCGAGCCGTTTGAGCACCTTACGACAGAGCGCGTATTGCGTTTCCATGGAGTGCTTTCTGCAAAAAGGCGATTTGATGCTTCACTTGCCTGAGGAGTTTCCGGTATTGCAGCCGCTTGCGCCGGACCTGCTGGTACTTGCCACGCGCTTCGATGGATAGACGTCCCTTATAGAGGAACTTCACGCGGGCACCCTGCCGCATGGCTAGGTAATAGTAGCGATGGCCCTTGATCTGCTTGCCGACCAAACTTCCCCGCGGCAGCCGTCGCAAGGCGTCCTCATAGCGCCGCCTCATGCGGACAGAGTTCGACAGCTCCTCCTTCAGCACTCCTGCGAGAATGTTCATCTGGCTACTCGATGGTTAA
The Candidatus Omnitrophota bacterium genome window above contains:
- a CDS encoding nucleotidyl transferase AbiEii/AbiGii toxin family protein — translated: MTAGEPSGSRVHEDPDLFREAVNFTAAETAFAPRLIEKDYFCTVLLEYLEAADEALVFKGGTCLAKVHAGFYRLSEDLDFVIPMPTDASRAERSARMAGMKKALAALARHLPAFRIVQPLTGANSSTQYIAAIGYTSQLSRQEDTIAIEVGLREPLLTPVLSGVAETILLDPVSGQPLVQPSTVRCMSRTEAFAEKFRAALSRREVAIRDFFDIDYAVRRLDLQPHDVELVRLVRRKLAVPGHVPVDVSEPRLAALRQQLEPQLKPVLRASDFAEFDLERAFGTVAEMATKIV
- a CDS encoding diphthine--ammonia ligase — its product is MCWSGGKDSALALYTVLQDPTLRVAALLTTVTEGYERISMHGVRRALLEQQANLLGLPLEQVRIPIKASNAIYEAAMRELLLRYQARGVSRVVFGDLFLEDIRRYRETNLAQLNMRGLFPLWQKDTQQLARDFIAAGFRAILVCIDPKQLDPGFCGREFDASLLDELPASADPCGEKGEFHTFVYDGPIFRHPIPLTKGEIVERDGFYFCDLLPATPSDASKLALK